A genomic segment from Ptychodera flava strain L36383 chromosome 19, AS_Pfla_20210202, whole genome shotgun sequence encodes:
- the LOC139119481 gene encoding uncharacterized protein, with amino-acid sequence MASVNDIDERPTRVALWTYPRTRSLTMEFAMATQKDTAVYHENFYAAYLFGDDDGDEEEGLPEFGYNEVQSNFERCDPDKSVVFAKEMAFTLQGNYNLLPNGFVHTFLIRNPEKSIASLYKVFSGTESRRPDERTVQMSGVDELYELYKHVEKVSGKQPIIIDSDDLVRFPSQILRKYCYAVGIKYSESMMTWNSGAEKVESWPEPLQDATFMYEDALKSTCFDFNLSSVGVVNQVKLPPIVKTSIESCRPLYREMWERRIRPDTKETEI; translated from the coding sequence ATGGCAAGCGTTAATGACATCGATGAGAGACCAACCCGTGTGGCACTTTGGACATACCCACGTACACGTTCTTTGACCATGGAGTTTGCCATGGCAACGCAGAAGGATACCGCTGTCTATCACGAAAACTTCTACGCTGCGTATCTTTTCGGAGATGACGATGGCGACGAGGAGGAAGGGCTGCCTGAATTCGGTTACAACGAAGTCCAGTCAAACTTTGAGAGATGTGACCCGGATAAATCAGTTGTGTTTGCCAAAGAGATGGCATTCACGCTGCAAGGCAATTATAATCTATTACCCAATGGTTTTGTCCATACTTTCTTGATTAGAAACCCGGAAAAATCCATCGCATCTCTGTATAAAGTTTTCAGCGGTACCGAATCACGCCGACCAGACGAGAGAACGGTGCAAATGTCTGGAGTAGACGAACTTTATGAACTCTACAAGCATGTGGAGAAAGTAAGCGGAAAGCAACCAATTATAATTGACTCCGACGACCTCGTTCGGTTTCCGAGTCAGATTCTACGGAAATACTGCTACGCAGTGGGCATTAAATACTCAGAGAGCATGATGACGTGGAACAGTGGCGCCGAAAAAGTGGAGTCTTGGCCAGAACCGCTGCAAGACGCAACGTTTATGTACGAAGACGCCTTGAAGAGCACCTGCTTTGACTTTAACCTGTCGTCTGTTGGCGTAGTCAATCAAGTCAAGTTGCCACCTATTGTCAAAACGAGCATTGAGTCTTGTAGACCGCTTTATAGAGAAATGTGGGAGAGAAGAATTAGGCCTGACACCAAGGAAACTGAGATTTAA
- the LOC139119480 gene encoding uncharacterized protein, producing MVGLSSTTVGDRSASNLTEPSTMIVVTSQDRVTSSVLTSSLGTTTDFGDDDGDDITTFIIVGCVATTVIVIVVVAIILICIFRRRKSSMTTAETETEPAVGETGFQEGYYKNVSKDGNVEEQGDGDSWKDEKGDAESDSDASYENVDPNNQDNEIESEDRAGMTYENFDQKKENGSLGNELEDGKSYVNLNCEITNHELDKEHTVATSYEPVELNRYNHKYISVAKHTKKPETTVNECEGDNRHQQGRKALLPPNKRNKATKNMEVPTLQYESVVLDDEQVSHVDVILKNPMIGHSYANAGHERWKASPKVPPKLPKK from the coding sequence ATGGTGGGTCTGTCCTCAACAACTGTTGGTGACAGATCTGCCTCAAATCTGACCGAACCGTCGACGATGATTGTTGTTACGTCACAAGATAGAGTAACGTCATCAGTGCTGACATCATCACTCGGCACAACAACAGACTTTGgggatgatgatggtgatgatataACTACGTTTATAATTGTTGGTTGTGTGGCAACCACAGTCATTGTGATTGTTGTCGTCGCCATTATTTTGATCTGCATATTTCGCCGTCGAAAATCGTCGATGACGACAGCCGAAACGGAAACGGAGCCTGCTGTCGGTGAAACGGGTTTTCAAGAGGGATACTACAAAAATGTTTCCAAAGACGGGAATGTTGAGGAACAGGGCGACGGGGATTCATGGAAAGACGAAAAGGGGGACGCTGAGTCAGACAGTGATGCGTCTTACGAAAATGTTGACCCCAACAATCAGGACAACGAGATTGAAAGCGAAGACAGAGCTGGTATGACTTacgaaaattttgatcaaaagaaAGAGAACGGTAGCCTTGGAAATGAACTTGAAGATGGCAAGTCGTACGTAAACTTGAATTGTGAAATTACTAATCATGAGCTTGACAAAGAACATACAGTCGCTACATCGTATGAACCTGTAGAACTTAACCGTTATAATCACAAGTACATTTCGGTCGCTAAACATACTAAAAAGCCAGAGACTACTGTCAACGAATGTGAGGGCGACAATCGCCATCAGCAAGGACGCAAAGCTCTCTTACCTCCCAATAAACGTAACAAAGCCACAAAGAATATGGAAGTACCGACACTGCAGTACGAATCGGTTGTTTTAGATGATGAACAAGTTTCACATGTCGACGTTATTTTGAAAAATCCTATGATTGGACACAGCTATGCGAACGCAGGGCATGAGCGTTGGAAGGCAAGCCCCAAAGTGCCGCCAAAACTACCAAAAAAATAA
- the LOC139118311 gene encoding O-acyltransferase like protein-like, producing MVLCKSFFVVAVLINMSRASEFGQEKKNLANFLSRTRNMKTLRADVYKSLPNIEESFFNLPVQSSQNSGDKDVYRNVSTECAEDMIEYTADLLKNEHYALQMFSANGGIAKDFMVTGSCQDIGTFSQCLAVLDTPTTSNFKGKYCLVGIEQDADVPSTELLFFRFGFCLPDSCSDEDVVEIIKIMVSESVYSWNVESSCIEKKPIDAGTVVFICFVGIVLILVILSTSYDVVTKTTMQKIGKKRIDTENRTGQSFQLGWWKAILVNFSLFKNWNKLTAEGGPGILQINGFLRVFGVQWAMITGLAMDYRINDRESLYANPIGFWESAGSKLWFQPILNIMVTDVIIVNFATTQAYLTLKELKKYGRIYWVPYFLKHYLFITIPVTLNLFGVMFLVDYTQGPYWNIFYGPRQQACNDYWWTHLIYMNNMIPFPGVPTDRCLPWAWLLALEMQMYFISAPFVLLLHRSWKKALYVGGAITIICSCVIAALATYFGHSVGRAQGPYNDNYMKHFGSMYHDILIDKFWNWWPSFLVSHFVGYLVFVNEERKFKLRWYYNVIGWTFSTLAAVSIIYGIWPTYRGTPMPQWESVLYLTYYHTAFCSAICWIIFACVTGNGGPVKTYLMAKLWIPLGRSAFTSYLWHKPLMAVFMYSLNKLFFYTTFSFIYLFLAMYVFISGVSLVFNLCVEAPILGIWVLIEGELYKRRARQSCRRQDHVTEQVDTSEEEH from the exons ATGGTTCTCTGTAAGAGTTTTTTCGTCGTGGCCGTTCTCATTAACATGAGCAGAGCCAGTGAATTCGgccaagagaaaaaaaatctggctaaCTTTTTAAGCAGGACACGAAACATGAAGACGCTTCGCGCTGACGTTTACAAGTCGCTGCCGAATATCGAGGAATCCTTCTTTAATCTGCCGGTTCAGTCTTCTCAGAACTCTGGTGATAAAGATGTATATCGGAATGTGTCGACTGAATGTGCTGAAGATATGATTGAATATACAGCAGATCTACTCAAGAACGAACACTACGCACTCCAAA tgttttctgCCAATGGAGGCATCGCAAAAGATTTCATGGTAACAGGAAGCTGCCAGGATATAGGAACATTCAGCCAGTGTTTAGCCGTGCTTGATACACCAACAACGTCTAACTTTAAGGGGAAGTACTGCCTGGTTGGAATAGAGCAAGATGCAGATGTACCG AGTACCGAGTTACTGTTCTTTCGCTTCGGCTTCTGCCTTCCGGATTCCTGCTCAGACGAAGACGTGGTTGAGATTATCAAAATCA tggtCAGTGAATCTGTGTACTCTTGGAACGTAGAGTCATCGTGCATTGAAAAGAAACCAATTGACGCTGGTACTGTAGTGTTCAT ATGTTTTGTCGGAATTGTGTTAATTCTTGTCATACTGTCGACATCTTATGATGTGGTAACCAAGACAACCATGCAGAAAATTGGGAAGAAACGAATCGACACGGAAAATAGAACGGGACAGAGTTTCCAACTTG GCTGGTGGAAGGCAATTTTGGTAAACTTTTCGTTGTTCAAGAACTGGAACAAACTGACGGCAGAGGGCGGGCCAGGTATACTTCAAATAAATGGCTTTCTTCGCGTATTTGGCGTACAGTGGGCGATGATAACGGGACTGGCAATGGATTACAGAATCAATGATCGTGAGTCCCTCTACG CAAACCCCATTGGATTCTGGGAAAGTGCAGGGTCTAAGCTTTGGTTCCAACCGATACTGAATATTATGGTGACTGACGTAATTATTGTTAATTT TGCAACCACTCAAGCGTACCTGACACTAAAAGAGTTGAAGAAATATGGAAGAATTTACTGGGTACCTTACTTCTTGAAGCATTATTTATTCATTACGATACCAGTGACCTTGAACTTGTTTGGTGTCATGTTTTTGGTCGATTACACTCAAGGTCCATACTGGAACATCTTCTACGGACCCAGACAACAAGCATGCAACGACTACTGGTGGACTCATTTGATCTATATGAACAATATGATACCCTTTCCCGGAGTGCCAACCGACCGT TGTTTACCCTGGGCATGGTTGCTTGCCCTTGAGATGCAGATGTACTTCATCAGTGCCCCGTTTGTGCTTCTACTCCATAG GTCTTGGAAGAAAGCTCTCTACGTAGGTGGCGCCATTACGATCATCTGCTCATGCGTCATTGCTGCCTTGGCAACGTACTTTGGGCACTCAGTGGGTCGGGCTCAAGG GCCATACAATGATAATTATATGAAACATTTTGGATCGATGTACCACGATATATTGATTGATAAATTTTGGAACTGGTGGCCAAGTTTCTTGGTTTCTCATTTTGTTGGATACTTAGtatttgtcaatgaagaaaggAAATTTAAATTACGATGG TACTACAACGTCATTGGCTGGACGTTTTCAACGTTGGCTGCTGTCAGTATCATATACGGCATCTGGCCCACGTATAGAGGAACACCAATGCCACAATGGGAGTCTGTTCTATACTTGACGTATTATCACACTGCATTctgttcagctatatgttggATAATATTCGCTTGTGTGACTGGCAACGGAG GACCCGTCAAGACGTATTTGATGGCCAAGCTTTGGATTCCTCTTGGACGGTCAGCTTTCACATCTTACCTTTGGCATAAACCGTTGATGGCAGTATTCATGTATTCGTTGAATAAGCTATTTTTCTACACGACATTCTCCTTT ATCTACCTATTTCTGGCAATGTATGTGTTCATATCTGGTGTCAGTTTAGTCTTCAATTTGTGCGTGGAAGCTCCTATTCTTGGTATTTGGGTACTCATCGAAGGAGAGTTGTACAAACGACGAGCTAGACAGTCCTGCAGAAGACAAGACCATGTCACCGAACAAGTAGACACATCTGAAGAAGAACACTAA